GTATTGATGCAGAAGCTGGTAGGGTGCAAACAGCTAGGTGAAGAGATAATGAAGTCAGTGGAATCTAATGTTCCTTCTGGTGCCACAGTGTGATTCTAGAATTTATATGAAATCGGCATCTGATGTATCTTGGAGGTCACTACCAAAGGTGGAAAAGTCTCCCTAGCGGGAGATTTGAGGCTGCTTCCTGCTGCATTATGCATGTATTTCAGTTTCCAACCAGCCTATGTATGATTGTACTTTCGAAAGTGTCAAGTTTGTTTTCTTGTTCCCGGCATTGTACTGCTTAATTTAATGCAGATTTACATTTTCATCCATTCTCTAATAAGGAAAGCTATTTTTACTTGcaacaaaatttgaaacatCTCTTAGTAATTAAatgttacatttttattattatgaagtCAACTCTCGAacaagatttattattttttatagttttttaaaagaattatctgttttaattaagaaatattattgatgatacaaaagaaaaatgatattttgtcACCCTTATCAAATTAACGCCTACTTAacaattctattttaataatataataatatatattaatcttttaatttattaagacatgaatataattaattcgTTATTATAGATTGCAAAAGTATCAATCCTTGATGTAAAAGTATCCTTAAAACTTTGTTTGAAGAAATCATCGTAATTCATTATATGTAAAGCTTCCTTTACGGAATTTTAATCCCTTCTTTGCTCAGGCAAATTTTAgcattatattattaattattaaatttatgaaaacttatttattttattttctaaaatttagtaatttaaagtaataaaaattttacaatattaacaATGAAGATTTGGGATTAGATGAAGTAATTGAGAAGTTTAGGTTAAACTAAGATGTTAAGTTTAGTTTGAAAGTGAGTATTGTGTGTGGTGGGTGTGTCACGGTGCTGTTGTTGTAAAGCGATGTGGAGTTCTACTTCAAGCATAGCGATTGCAGCACCCTCCTCCGACGAGGATCCCAGCCAGTCCTCTTCGTCTTCCTTCTCCACTTCTCTCTTCAACTTCTCTTCTGGAAACCCTACAATCGAAGAGACCCGTGGCCTCATGCATCTATTCCCCGATGACGTTCCTGCTACTCTTCCTGTATCCTTTTATTCGTCTTCTATTCTATTCCATCTCTTCGCATTTTCAATCGAccaatcaatttcaatttcttgttAGGTTGGACGCAAACCTCTTGTTTGCGTTGTCGGCGTCCCCAATCACATGACTTATGCGGATTTCTGTCAGTTCTGTGGTTCCTTCATTCAACACATGCTAGAGATGCGCATTGTTAGGTATGCAACTATATGCCATATTCTCGCGATCACATCACAGCAATGATCGCGTGTTCAcgttttctttgtttctttctcaGGATGGACGGTATGGAGGATCAGTATAGTGTCTTGATTCGCTTTGACCACCAAGACTCCACCGACAGCTTCTTCAAGCACTACCATGGCCGCCGATTCTCCTCTCTCGaggtttctttcttctttctttgtttaattattgtccattcttttcaattttttgctcgttttatgaattaattgaatttcccttgctatttatttattaatcgCAGGTTGAGGTTTGCCGAGTTCTTTTCACGTTAGACGTGCAGTACACTGGTTCCATTGAACATGCGCAACCCTCAAATGCCAGCTCAACTGAACAGCCAACTTGTCCTGTTTGTCTTGGTACATTTTACATCCCTTTTTCCTTGCCTTGCCTTGTCTACTgctactcaatttttttttttcatctttcatttatatattgcTCGTCACCGATGCATGGACTAAGTGTTCTAGTTATTTATGATTTCTTGCAGAGCGATTAGATCAAGACACCGGTGGAATTCTTACAACTATATGCAACCATTCTTTCCATTGTTCTTGTATTTCAAAATGGGCCGATTCTTCTTGTCCTGTAAGTGATTTCATTCAGTCTTTATATGCAAGATCGAACAATTCAAAATGAATTGTATGCTTTATAATTTATAGTAATAATTTCTtaactcttaattttttaaatgccTGTCGGTTAGTTGCGTGTTTACAAGTCTCCCACTTTTTATTTCAGGTATGCCGCTATTGCCAGCAGCAAGCTGAAAAATCGATTTGTTTTGTCTGTCAAACCACTGAGAACCTGTGGATATGCGTTATATGTGGGCATGTTGGCTGCGGAAGGTGAGACCGACAGTTTTCTGCACCAAcccttattttataatatttctttctttttaatttctatgtGATTACAACTATACGGATCTTCTGAAACTCCTAGGGAAATCTTGTTTCAGATACAAGGGAGGGCATGCTATAATACACTGGAAAGAGACGCAGCATTGCTATTCCCTAGAAGTGGAAACCAAACGTGTGTGGGATTATGTGGGAGACAATTATGTTCACAGACTTATTCAGTCCAAAACTGATGGGAAATTGGTTGAGCTGAACGCTCACTGTGCACACGCAGATAATGAATGTGGAAGTTGCAGCTGTGAAGACAATGCCATGAGTGAGGCTATACTTAATAGTAAAGTCGAAGCTGTAATGTTTTAAGACTAATTTAACAATTCTTAGATTTATGTACTTTTACAAggagttttaatttttcatacattaaataaatacctttttttttacagaTTGTCAACGAGTACAATGAATTGCTTGCTACTCAACTTGAAAACCAAAAAATTGTAAGTAGACTCCATTTGTCATTTGCTGTGAATCTGCTAATATCTCTAAACTGGTATTGATTAATCTTTTTCCGtgttaaactaaattaaatgtagtatttTGAATCCTTAttagaagaagtaaaagaagaaTCCGAAAGAAAAATTTCCAAAGCTGTTCAGAAGGCTATCAATCTTAAACAACAGAAGATTCAGTCCAAGATTGACAGATgtaagaaagagaagaaatttcTGGATGATGTAAGTTGTAATCCAATCTTGGAAATTCTCTTTTGCAGCATTTCTAGCATAAGTTAtatgtgtgggtgtgtgtgtacGATACTAATATATTGACATCCAAAACCATTATGcaactgtgtttttttttttaattgaaaaaaggGATTGCTGTCTTTCACTGAATGTCCAGTGTTGTCAAGATATAATTTTCCATATATGTACATATTTGCAAATGTTCATATTGTCTGTGTATCTGCAGCTTAATGAGAATCTTGTGAAAAATGAGGACATTTGGAAAGCAAAGATACTTGAGATTGAAGAGAGGTATACTTCTATTCATTATTTCTTATTCATGATGGTGTTTTCTATTGAGTATGGTATGAAGCTGTCTTGTGTCCAACCAAAGGTCCACAGTTGCTGCTTTAATGTGCGTTTGTCATTTTAAGTGATGTTCGTATTCTCTGTTTTGTAATTTGATGGACTTTCATTTGTTGAACTCAAGTAATTGCAATTGCTATGGATTTCCATTTCTTTAACTCAAGTAATTGCAATTGCCATGGATTTCAATTTCTTGAACTCGAGTAATTGCAAATTTGCTCCAACGGTTTGCAAACTGACGTGTGAAGTACCTTTTTCAAGGGAGAGAAAAACTACGAGAATAATGGAGGATAGAGTAGCGAAGCTGGAAAAGCAGGTGATGGATACCGTTTTcctaatttctcttttttcttattgaatTGTAGTGTGCATTGAAAACTGATACATTCGTTACCTGTGCAGCTTGGAGATCTCATGGTTTGTCTTGAGGGGGGGAAGATGGTAGAAGAGCTACCCGTTTCAGATGATGAGATTAAAGAAGGGACTGTATTTCAAAAATCGAAGGAATCATCCTCAATTAGTGCTTCTCAGCAGCAGGAAGGAGAATACACGCATGCATAACAGGAAAATGAGTTATTTCATTGTTCCGACTCACCCATATCTGTTtatattttcacaaatttatagaaattacACTTGTGCGTCGATCCTCGGCTAACATGTTTTCACTCCGTTTATTTTTCCTGTATGAAACACGTTATGTATCTGTTTAGACTTGTAAATATTGAGATTTTCAAGTAGTCAAATGATTTCTTGACATCAACTTTTAGCACAAATTCTTGAGATCGATGATATCCCGAACAGAAGCAAGTATCCAGCGGAAATACATTCCTCGATGGGCAAATcttattttaagtaatgttatgtatgattttaaaggataaagtagaaaaaaaaatgaactttacctttacttttattattgttataaattacAGATT
This DNA window, taken from Vigna radiata var. radiata cultivar VC1973A chromosome 5, Vradiata_ver6, whole genome shotgun sequence, encodes the following:
- the LOC106762631 gene encoding BRCA1-associated protein, which codes for MWSSTSSIAIAAPSSDEDPSQSSSSSFSTSLFNFSSGNPTIEETRGLMHLFPDDVPATLPVGRKPLVCVVGVPNHMTYADFCQFCGSFIQHMLEMRIVRMDGMEDQYSVLIRFDHQDSTDSFFKHYHGRRFSSLEVEVCRVLFTLDVQYTGSIEHAQPSNASSTEQPTCPVCLERLDQDTGGILTTICNHSFHCSCISKWADSSCPVCRYCQQQAEKSICFVCQTTENLWICVICGHVGCGRYKGGHAIIHWKETQHCYSLEVETKRVWDYVGDNYVHRLIQSKTDGKLVELNAHCAHADNECGSCSCEDNAMSEAILNSKVEAIVNEYNELLATQLENQKIYFESLLEEVKEESERKISKAVQKAINLKQQKIQSKIDRCKKEKKFLDDLNENLVKNEDIWKAKILEIEERERKTTRIMEDRVAKLEKQLGDLMVCLEGGKMVEELPVSDDEIKEGTVFQKSKESSSISASQQQEGEYTHA